The DNA window ATAAGGAAGGGAAATCTAGGAAGTATCCTTTGTTTGAGTCTGAAATTGGAGAGGTTATTCTAAGAAGTGGAAATACTATTTCGACTGGAGCTTTAGCTTCTTTAGGCTTCTGGGACATTGATGTTCTAATCCTAAGCCATAACGGTAAGCCTGTCGCTATGGTTAGAAGTTTAGATAGTGATAGCCATGTTAGGACTAGAATCTGTCAATATGAGGCTCTGAACAATGGTAAGGGCATACACATAGCCAAACAAATAGTCTTAAAGAAGATTGAAGGACAGAACCTAGTCTTAAGGAAGTATGGTTTAAGACAACATGACCTTATTAGCGTTAAAGAACGGATTGATAAAATAGAAAATACTAACTTGAAGGCACTGAGAAGGAAACTTTTACCGATTGAAGGAAGATGCTCTGACCTATACTTTAAGCAGATTTTTCAGTTATTTCCTAAAGAGATTGTGAGAACTGTTAACCGTAGAACTTTTAGAGCTTATGATGGACTGAACAATACTTTTAACTTAACGTATTCTCTTTTGAAATGGAAGGTTCATATCGCTTTACTAAAGGCTAAGCTTGAACCTTTCTTAGGATATTTACATTCTGAAGAAGTTGGTAAGCCTTCTCTTGCGTGTGATATGGCTGAACTTTACCGCTATTTAGCTGATGATTTTCTAATAAAATATTGCAGAGGACTTAGTTCTAGAGATTTTGTGATGAAAACTGAACAATACATTCCTAACAGAAGAGGCAAAAGAGAATACTTGAACGATTCCATGACTAATAAGTTAATCAAAGCCTTCTATGGCTATCTGGATTGGAAGGTTAGAGTTCCTAGAATAAGACATGGCTACAGACAATCTCTTGAAACTTTAATTAGCGAAGAATCTTTATTGTTTGCTAAATACTTGAGAAACGAAAAGGAAACTTGGATTCCTAGAATTGCACTTCCTTTCTATTATTAGTTGTAATGCCCCTTCCTACCTTTCAACTTTTATTTCTCTATCTCTGATATCTACTGATATCCCACTGAATATCCTTGAAATATCCTCTGAACTCTAAAATGCCTCTGATTTTACCTCTGTTCTTAAAACTGATTTATTCAGGAGGAGGAGGGGATATAGGTTGAATCTGCGGTATACTTTCTGTTGAAGTGCGAGGTTTATTTGTAGTAGGAGTAGCGGTATCTGTATGTTATCGGTATTTTTCGTTTTGTTGCAAGTGCGTAGCCAATCAGCAGTCCAATGATTAAGCCGCCGAAATGAGCTAGATTGTTGACATGTGGACCTATATTAATCATCAACAAGAAGAAAGAATACATCAACGCGCCCAGTATCGATTGCCCAACAGCTCGCCTAACATAGATTGTAACTGCTCCAAACATTCCGAAAATGGCGCCTGAAGCTCCAGCAGAAAGCATGTCTGGCCCAAAAAGTAATGTTAACAAGTTTCCAGTGAGTCCGCTTAAAAGGTAGATTAGAAGGTATTCGTGAATTGCAAACATGTCTTCTGCTCTAAGTCCAAAAATAAGCAAAAAGAACATGTTACCTAGAAGATGTAGAAGACTAACATGGACAAACATTGCTGTAAAAAGCTGCCAATATCCACCACTCATAACGAAAGAATTCGATTGCCCATATTGCAATAGTACATAGTAGTTCGTTTCCATAAAATCTCCGCCGAGAATTGAGGTATAAGCGTAAACTGCTATGTTTATCGCAATGAGTATGTATGTTGGCATGAACTTCTTAGAACTCTTAAGTATACTGCTCATCTTTTGAAGTCCTCAATAATCTTCTGTTTGATTTTCGAAGAACTATCCAACTCGTCCTCTCCAAACTTGCCAATTTTCACGATTTTAATTTTCAATCCTCTTTTTTCCACGTAACCCCTTACACTTTTCTCCATGCCATCCTGGTCGTATCCAACAACAATTATGTCCGGTTTTATTTTTTCGATGACTTTTCCAATGTCAAATTTTTCGTAGCCGAGAACTGCCTCGTCAACAACCCTTAAAGATTCAACCAACGCTCGCCGCTGGTTTTCAGGCATTATAGGCTTCTTTCCTTTTCTCTTTTCAACAGTGTTATCTCTCGCGACGATAACTATGAGTTCAGCATTGCGTCCACCAGCTTTTTTCGCTTCTTCCAAAAATCTTACATGTCCAAGATGTAGTAAGTCGAATACTCCGGAAGCCAAAACTATTTTTCTCTTCTCTTTAGTTTTTTCGTTGGCCATTCAAATTTCACGGCTCCCAACAGTCTTAAGGCGTCTAATAAGCCTTCACAATACGCTATGGAAGTTAAACTTACCGCAGTTTCTTTTTTATCTCTATAGTATTTTGCGTCTTCCAAATAGGCTTTGGCAAAATCCACAACTTTCTTGACGCTATTGCCACTGAGGCTTGTAGGAGTTTCAACGATTACCATGTTGCTAAAAACATGCTCTGCAGAAGCAATATACTTCGAGACAAGCTCTTCCAAACTCATTTCACCATCTCCTTAACCCTCTCTGGAGCGTTAGCTAAAACCACAAGAGCCTCAGCCTCCATGAAATGAAGTTCCCCGGGAAAAACAATGCTGTGTGGCGGCTCTCCAAAGTCATAATTTAATAACTCTTTTAGGAAGCCAGCTTTCACGGTGGGGTTTTTGCTTCCAGCTCTTGCCACACCTACCACAAGCGCATTGGGCGTGACAATTTTCTTTTTTCTTTTCTTTTCGATTTTTAGAAGCCACTCCAAACTTTTTTTGATGCTCATGTAACGTTTTTCCTCAGCGTTTATGTCTAACAAGCAAAGTGTATGAAGCTCCAGCTTCTTGTTTTGAGCGATGACTTCGTATGGAGTTTCAGAAGGAGTTTCGTCTGGGAAAGGTATGGTTACGCTTTTTCCAAATTTATAATTGTGCAAGCCACATAAACCAATCACAGCAGAAAGTATAGAGGCTCCATGAACTATACGCGTTTTTATTCCAAGTTTTTCCGCATGTATTCTCAATGCAACATGAGTAGTGGCTATTAACGGATCGCCGGGAACAAGCAGAACCGCCTTACCTTTCTCAGACGCTCCAATAATAACTTTACCATTTTCTTCTTCAAGCTCTCTCCGCGAAACCACACGCAACTTTTTTCCAGAAATCTCTTCTAAACGTTTTTTAGAAAAATTCGGCAACAAACTCGTATAAACCTCCAAAAACGCAGCATCTGCAGTTTTAATCTCTTCTAAACCACGCATGCTTATTCCTTTCTCGTCATGCAACCCAAGCCCAACAAAAACCAATTCACCCAAACTACACCACTTCACAGCATAAATTAAAACTAAAGCTTAAAACTCTTAATGCTTATAAACAGCCTTTAAATTGCATAATCTAGAAAGCCACACCATAGGGCCCGTAGCTCAGTAAGGCCAGAGCGGCGGACTAACCGCCGAGCGGGGTTAGGTTGAGGCTCTTAACCCGTAGGTCCCGGGTTCAATTCCCGGCGGGCCCGCCACCTCAAGATGATTGAAGAGAGAAGATGAAAGTTATGGTTAGTTGGCAAAGTCTTTTGAAAGAGAGCCCCATTGAATGGCTCCTTGAAGAGACTAATCCTTCAGTGCGATATTTCACGTTACGCGATGTTTTTGGCAAAAGCGAGAATGACCCACAAGTAGTTGCAGCAAAACGAGCAATTCCACAGTCTAAAACGGTGAGTAAAATATTCCAGAAACAAAGCGCAGAGGGTTACTGGAGCGAACCATTCAACCCTTACCACCCAAAATACAAGTCTTCTTATGGGCAAATAATGATTCTTGCTCAGCTTGGAATGGATAGAACCGACAAAAGAGTTGAGAAGGCATGCGAATACATCTTTCAATTTCAGTTAGAAGACGGCGGCTTCTCCAGCTATACACTCGAAAGAGCAAAGCAAGAACATACATTGATGCTTAAAAAGGGAAAAACACTGTCTCCACACGAGGAGTTTGCGTCTTCGCTTGTCTTTGAACATCAATATTCCTGTCTCACAGGCAACATGGCAGCAGCACTTATCAGAATAGGGTACGCTGAAGACAAAAGAGTCAAAAGAGCCTTAGAGTGGCTTGTGAAAATTCAGAATCCAGACGGCGGCTGGCTCTGCCCCTACTGGCGAGCACACATAAGAGACAAACATGGCTGTTTCTACGGAACAATCTGCCCATTAGAAGCTTTTTCCGAAGTTAAAAAAGAAAACCTAACAAAAGAGATGAAAGAAACAATCGAGAAAGGCGCGGAATTCCTACTTATGCATCGCTTATTCAAAGCTGACCACCACGGCTACAAAATAATCAACAAGGCTTGGTTGACGCTGAGCTTTCCGTGGTTTTACGGCTACAACATCCTCAGAGGGCTAGACGTTTTAACACGACTTGGCTACGTAAAAGACGAGCGTCTAAGCGACGCAGTTGAAGTCCTACTGCAAAAACGCCAAGAAAATGGCGCTTGGATACTGGAAAGCACACCAAGCGGGAGAATGCATGCCAACCTCGAAACAAAAGGCAAACCAAGCAAATGGGTCACTCTCGCCGCTATAAAAGTGCTAAAGCGTCTAAGCCAAACATAGCCTACGCTTCTCTAAATCGCTATAAATCATGCCGCTCTCATGCAACCGTATATTCACGCAAAATTCGACATCGCATAACCTTCCATACATTTTCCCGAAAAGAAAAACCTACGAAAATCTTATGATAACCCGTGCTAGTTTAAATAAGGGTTTGAATTATCGGAGTTAAGAAGCGATCCTCTGTCCTTTTCTGGAAAATATTTTCAATATGAACGCAAAATAAAATTAGAGTACAAATTATGCAGTTTCAACTCTTCTCTGCATCTGACTAGCGTTAATACGGCCTATTTTGGGAATTAGCGTAATATAGACGACCAATAACATACATCTATCGCATAAATAGGGAGAGGAATTATGAAACAGAGAATCCTTCCATGGTTTAAAGTAGAACCACTAACCGATAACGTATTTTTAATCGCTGAGCCAGGTCATATCGAAGAGGTCAATAGTTACCTTGTAATCGGAAAACAGAAAGCGATTTTGATAGATTCTGGAATGGGCATAGGGAACATTAAGACAGTCGTGAAGAACCTTACGAATCTGCCTATTACCGTGATAAACACGCACTCCCACTACGACCATGTTGGTGACAATTACCGGTTTGCGAATGTATTAGTTCATGAAATGGAGTTGGCGAACGTTCACAGCGGAATTCCGAAAGAGCAAATATCCTATGTAGTGGATGACCAAAATTTTTTCACCCTAGCACCACACACCCGAAGCTCTCGTTTCACTCGTGGAGAAGTAAGACCCATTCCTTCGGAATTTGATCGAACTCAATTTCAGATCCACCCATGTCCATGGGCATCTTCAGTGAAAAAGAGGCAAATTCTGGATCTTGGTTCAACAAAGTTGGAGGTTTTGCA is part of the Candidatus Bathyarchaeota archaeon A05DMB-5 genome and encodes:
- the cas1 gene encoding CRISPR-associated endonuclease Cas1, encoding MRVKMVKIALDGFGSFLGMERGCFVVRDKEGKSRKYPLFESEIGEVILRSGNTISTGALASLGFWDIDVLILSHNGKPVAMVRSLDSDSHVRTRICQYEALNNGKGIHIAKQIVLKKIEGQNLVLRKYGLRQHDLISVKERIDKIENTNLKALRRKLLPIEGRCSDLYFKQIFQLFPKEIVRTVNRRTFRAYDGLNNTFNLTYSLLKWKVHIALLKAKLEPFLGYLHSEEVGKPSLACDMAELYRYLADDFLIKYCRGLSSRDFVMKTEQYIPNRRGKREYLNDSMTNKLIKAFYGYLDWKVRVPRIRHGYRQSLETLISEESLLFAKYLRNEKETWIPRIALPFYY
- a CDS encoding rhomboid family intramembrane serine protease encodes the protein MSSILKSSKKFMPTYILIAINIAVYAYTSILGGDFMETNYYVLLQYGQSNSFVMSGGYWQLFTAMFVHVSLLHLLGNMFFLLIFGLRAEDMFAIHEYLLIYLLSGLTGNLLTLLFGPDMLSAGASGAIFGMFGAVTIYVRRAVGQSILGALMYSFFLLMINIGPHVNNLAHFGGLIIGLLIGYALATKRKIPITYRYRYSYYK
- a CDS encoding FAD synthase gives rise to the protein MANEKTKEKRKIVLASGVFDLLHLGHVRFLEEAKKAGGRNAELIVIVARDNTVEKRKGKKPIMPENQRRALVESLRVVDEAVLGYEKFDIGKVIEKIKPDIIVVGYDQDGMEKSVRGYVEKRGLKIKIVKIGKFGEDELDSSSKIKQKIIEDFKR
- a CDS encoding DUF357 domain-containing protein; the encoded protein is MSLEELVSKYIASAEHVFSNMVIVETPTSLSGNSVKKVVDFAKAYLEDAKYYRDKKETAVSLTSIAYCEGLLDALRLLGAVKFEWPTKKLKRREK
- the dph5 gene encoding diphthine synthase codes for the protein MRGLEEIKTADAAFLEVYTSLLPNFSKKRLEEISGKKLRVVSRRELEEENGKVIIGASEKGKAVLLVPGDPLIATTHVALRIHAEKLGIKTRIVHGASILSAVIGLCGLHNYKFGKSVTIPFPDETPSETPYEVIAQNKKLELHTLCLLDINAEEKRYMSIKKSLEWLLKIEKKRKKKIVTPNALVVGVARAGSKNPTVKAGFLKELLNYDFGEPPHSIVFPGELHFMEAEALVVLANAPERVKEMVK
- a CDS encoding nitrogen fixation protein NifH; translation: MVSWQSLLKESPIEWLLEETNPSVRYFTLRDVFGKSENDPQVVAAKRAIPQSKTVSKIFQKQSAEGYWSEPFNPYHPKYKSSYGQIMILAQLGMDRTDKRVEKACEYIFQFQLEDGGFSSYTLERAKQEHTLMLKKGKTLSPHEEFASSLVFEHQYSCLTGNMAAALIRIGYAEDKRVKRALEWLVKIQNPDGGWLCPYWRAHIRDKHGCFYGTICPLEAFSEVKKENLTKEMKETIEKGAEFLLMHRLFKADHHGYKIINKAWLTLSFPWFYGYNILRGLDVLTRLGYVKDERLSDAVEVLLQKRQENGAWILESTPSGRMHANLETKGKPSKWVTLAAIKVLKRLSQT
- a CDS encoding MBL fold metallo-hydrolase gives rise to the protein MKQRILPWFKVEPLTDNVFLIAEPGHIEEVNSYLVIGKQKAILIDSGMGIGNIKTVVKNLTNLPITVINTHSHYDHVGDNYRFANVLVHEMELANVHSGIPKEQISYVVDDQNFFTLAPHTRSSRFTRGEVRPIPSEFDRTQFQIHPCPWASSVKKRQILDLGSTKLEVLHTPGHSSGSICLFDRDNKYLFAGDTVYQGPIYFYLPDFPKSVQFLATYESQVKYVFPGHNKWTPLNSGILKELAQATRSILAGNLEFKHRNGFRVFDKFKRFEILVKEDLFLFTPMSRTTN